A stretch of Pseudomonas sp. 7SR1 DNA encodes these proteins:
- a CDS encoding 3-carboxy-cis,cis-muconate cycloisomerase, protein MNERPGNQLFDAYFTTRDMREVFCDAGRVQAMLDVEAALARAEARVGLIPQGAVAPIENACQARLYDFAALGEAIASAGNSAIPLVKALGKRVAAADPEAERYVHLGATSQDVMDSGLVLQLRRALELIEDELAQLGDTLARQAERHAATPLAGRTWLQHATPVTLGMKIAGWLGATTRSRQRLQALKPRLLVLQFGGASGTLAALGEHALSIAEALAAELQLNLPEQPWHTQRDRLVEFGSVLGLIAGSLGKLGRDVSLLMQTEAAEVFEPSAPGKGGSSTMPHKRNPVGAAVLIGAATRVPGLVSTLFSAMPQEHERSLGLWHAEWETLPEICCLVSGALQQARLLADGLEVDAARMARNLELTQGLVLAEAVSIVLAQRVGRDTAHHLLEQCCKRAVSEQRHLRDVLGDEPKVTAQLSTAELDYLLDPAHYLGQARTWVTRAVAEHLALNA, encoded by the coding sequence ATGAACGAACGACCGGGCAATCAGCTGTTCGATGCCTACTTCACCACCCGCGACATGCGCGAAGTGTTCTGTGATGCGGGCCGAGTGCAGGCCATGCTCGATGTCGAGGCGGCTCTGGCCCGGGCCGAGGCACGGGTGGGGCTGATTCCGCAAGGCGCCGTCGCGCCGATCGAGAACGCCTGCCAGGCACGGTTGTACGATTTCGCGGCGCTGGGCGAGGCGATTGCCAGTGCCGGCAATTCGGCGATTCCGCTGGTCAAGGCACTGGGCAAGCGGGTTGCCGCCGCCGACCCCGAGGCTGAACGCTACGTGCATCTGGGCGCCACCAGCCAGGACGTGATGGACAGTGGGCTGGTGCTGCAACTGCGTCGCGCCCTCGAGCTGATCGAGGATGAGCTGGCGCAGCTGGGCGACACCCTGGCCCGGCAAGCCGAGCGCCATGCCGCCACGCCGCTGGCCGGGCGTACCTGGCTGCAGCATGCGACGCCGGTCACCCTGGGCATGAAAATCGCCGGTTGGCTGGGGGCGACCACCCGCAGTCGCCAGCGCTTGCAGGCCCTCAAGCCACGCTTGCTGGTGCTGCAGTTCGGCGGTGCCTCCGGAACACTGGCCGCGCTGGGCGAGCATGCGCTGTCCATTGCCGAAGCCCTGGCCGCCGAACTGCAACTGAACCTGCCGGAACAGCCGTGGCACACCCAGCGTGATCGTCTCGTGGAGTTCGGCTCGGTGCTGGGCCTGATCGCCGGCAGCCTGGGCAAGTTGGGTCGTGACGTCAGCCTCTTGATGCAGACCGAGGCCGCCGAGGTGTTCGAGCCTTCGGCGCCGGGCAAGGGCGGTTCGTCCACCATGCCTCACAAGCGCAATCCGGTGGGGGCGGCGGTGTTGATCGGCGCGGCGACGCGGGTGCCTGGTCTGGTGTCGACGCTGTTCAGCGCCATGCCCCAGGAGCACGAACGCAGCCTGGGCCTGTGGCACGCCGAGTGGGAGACCCTGCCGGAGATCTGCTGCCTGGTATCCGGCGCCTTGCAGCAGGCGCGGCTGCTGGCCGACGGGCTGGAAGTGGACGCGGCACGCATGGCCCGCAACCTCGAGCTGACCCAGGGGTTGGTGCTGGCCGAAGCCGTGAGCATCGTCCTGGCCCAGCGTGTCGGGCGCGACACTGCGCACCATCTGCTGGAGCAATGCTGCAAACGCGCGGTGAGCGAACAGCGCCACTTGCGCGACGTGCTGGGGGACGAGCCCAAGGTCACTGCGCAACTGTCCACCGCTGAACTCGATTATCTGCTCGACCCGGCCCATTACCTCGGCCAGGCTCGGACCTGGGTCACCCGGGCCGTGGCCGAACACCTTGCCTTGAATGCCTGA
- the pcaG gene encoding protocatechuate 3,4-dioxygenase subunit alpha has product MTLTATTSHTVGPYYHIGLTWLNREDLTVAETLGQRVAITGQVIDGNGEFVNDAMLEVWQANAAGKYAHPEDDQDKPLDPHFEGFGRVPVDAEGRFRFTTIKPGTVPGLGGTTQAPHLVVLVFARGLVKHLLTRIYFDGEQANETDPLLASVPAERRATLVTRPDASGVYQWNVVLQGTDAETVFFDY; this is encoded by the coding sequence ATGACGCTCACCGCTACTACGTCCCATACCGTCGGACCTTACTATCACATCGGCCTGACCTGGTTGAATCGCGAAGACCTGACCGTCGCCGAAACCCTCGGCCAGCGCGTGGCGATCACTGGACAGGTCATCGACGGCAATGGCGAGTTCGTCAATGACGCCATGCTGGAGGTCTGGCAGGCCAACGCGGCGGGTAAATACGCCCATCCGGAAGACGACCAGGACAAACCCCTGGACCCGCACTTCGAAGGCTTCGGCCGGGTGCCGGTGGACGCCGAGGGGCGTTTTCGCTTCACCACCATCAAGCCCGGCACCGTACCGGGGCTGGGTGGCACGACCCAGGCGCCGCACCTGGTGGTGCTGGTGTTCGCCCGTGGCCTGGTCAAGCATCTGCTGACCCGCATCTACTTCGATGGCGAACAGGCCAACGAAACCGACCCGCTGCTGGCCAGCGTGCCCGCCGAGCGTCGCGCCACCCTCGTGACCAGGCCCGATGCGTCCGGTGTGTACCAGTGGAACGTGGTCCTGCAAGGAACGGATGCCGAGACGGTGTTCTTCGATTACTGA
- the pcaC gene encoding 4-carboxymuconolactone decarboxylase yields MDEKQRYDEGMQVRRAVLGDAHVDRSLNALNEFNSEFQEMITRHAWGDIWTRPGLPRHTRSLITIAMLIGMNRNEELKLHLRAAANNGVSRGEIKEVIMQSAIYCGIPAANATFHLAESVWDELGVESRA; encoded by the coding sequence GTGGACGAAAAACAACGTTACGACGAAGGCATGCAAGTGCGCCGCGCGGTATTGGGCGACGCCCATGTGGACCGCAGCCTCAATGCCTTGAACGAGTTCAACAGCGAATTCCAGGAAATGATCACTCGCCATGCCTGGGGTGACATCTGGACCCGTCCGGGCCTGCCGCGCCACACCCGCAGCCTGATCACCATCGCCATGCTGATCGGCATGAACCGCAACGAAGAACTCAAGTTGCACCTGCGCGCTGCCGCCAACAACGGCGTGAGCCGTGGCGAGATCAAGGAAGTGATCATGCAGAGCGCCATCTACTGCGGCATCCCGGCGGCCAATGCCACCTTCCACCTGGCCGAGTCGGTGTGGGATGAGTTGGGCGTCGAGTCGCGGGCTTAA
- a CDS encoding OprD family porin — protein sequence MKPTQHLFPIAVALAGAALPALAAESGFVEDAKATLNLRNAYFNRNFTNPNNAQGKAEEWTQSFILDAKSGFTQGTVGFGVDVLGLYSVKLDGGRGTAGTQLLPVHDDGRPADDFGRLGVALKAKVSKTELKVGEWMPVLPILRSDDGRSLPQTFRGGQVTSTEIAGLSLYGGQFRGNSPRNDASMEDMFMNGRPAATSDRFNFGGGEYAFNEKRTQVGVWYAELSDIYQQQYFNLTHSQPMGDWTLGANLGYFIGKENGSALAGDLDNKTAFAMLSAKYGGNTFYVGLQKVGGDDAWMRVNGTSGGTLANDSYNSSYDNAKEKSWQVRHDFNFAAVGVPGLTLMNRYISGDNVHTATVDDGKEWGRESELAYTVQSGALKNLNVKWRNSSLRRDFSTNEFDENRIFISYPISLL from the coding sequence ATGAAGCCCACACAGCATCTGTTTCCCATCGCCGTCGCACTCGCGGGTGCCGCCCTGCCCGCCCTGGCCGCAGAGTCGGGGTTCGTCGAGGATGCCAAGGCCACGCTGAACCTGCGCAACGCTTACTTCAACCGCAACTTCACCAACCCGAACAATGCCCAGGGCAAGGCCGAGGAATGGACCCAGAGTTTCATCCTCGACGCCAAGTCCGGTTTCACCCAGGGCACGGTGGGGTTCGGCGTGGACGTGCTGGGCCTGTACTCGGTCAAGCTCGATGGTGGCCGTGGCACGGCAGGAACGCAGTTGCTGCCGGTGCACGACGACGGTCGCCCCGCCGATGACTTCGGCCGCCTGGGCGTCGCGCTCAAGGCCAAGGTCTCCAAGACCGAGCTGAAGGTCGGCGAATGGATGCCGGTGCTGCCGATCCTGCGTTCCGACGACGGTCGCTCCCTGCCGCAGACCTTCCGCGGCGGCCAGGTCACTTCCACCGAGATCGCCGGCCTGAGCCTCTATGGCGGCCAGTTCCGCGGCAACAGCCCGCGCAACGATGCGAGCATGGAAGACATGTTCATGAACGGCCGCCCCGCCGCCACTTCCGACCGCTTCAACTTCGGCGGCGGCGAATACGCCTTCAACGAAAAACGCACCCAGGTGGGCGTGTGGTACGCGGAACTGTCCGACATCTACCAGCAGCAATATTTCAACCTGACCCACAGCCAGCCCATGGGCGACTGGACCCTGGGCGCCAACCTCGGCTATTTCATCGGCAAGGAAAACGGCAGCGCCCTGGCCGGTGACCTGGACAACAAGACCGCCTTCGCCATGCTCTCGGCCAAATATGGCGGCAACACCTTCTATGTCGGCCTGCAGAAAGTCGGCGGCGACGATGCCTGGATGCGGGTCAACGGCACCAGCGGCGGCACCCTGGCCAACGACAGCTACAACTCCAGCTACGACAACGCCAAGGAAAAGTCCTGGCAAGTACGCCACGACTTCAATTTCGCCGCCGTCGGCGTGCCGGGCCTGACCCTGATGAACCGCTACATCAGCGGCGACAACGTGCACACCGCCACGGTGGACGATGGCAAGGAATGGGGTCGCGAAAGCGAGCTGGCCTATACCGTACAGAGCGGCGCGCTGAAGAACCTCAACGTGAAATGGCGCAACTCGTCGCTGCGTCGGGACTTCAGCACCAACGAGTTCGATGAGAACCGCATTTTCATCAGCTACCCGATCAGTTTGTTGTAA
- the pcaD gene encoding 3-oxoadipate enol-lactonase, with the protein MGLVKLADGELNYCFDGPQDAPVLVLSNSLGTHLHMWDEQVPAFSQHFRVLRFDTRGHGRSLVTEAPYSIEQLGHDVLAMLDQLSIDKVHFCGLSMGGLIGQWLGINAGERLHRLVVCNTAAKIADETVWNPRIETVLRDGQAAMVALRDASVARWFTPDFAEAHPAQVKKITDMLAATSPQGYAANCAAVRDADFREQLSLIRVPLLVVAGTEDAVTPPSGGHFIQERVSGAEYAEFYAAHLSNVQAGAAFSERVLDFLLDSSRG; encoded by the coding sequence GTGGGATTGGTCAAACTCGCCGACGGCGAACTGAATTATTGCTTCGACGGACCGCAGGATGCCCCGGTACTGGTGCTGTCCAACTCCCTGGGCACCCACCTGCATATGTGGGATGAACAGGTCCCGGCGTTCAGCCAGCACTTTCGCGTGTTGCGTTTCGATACGCGCGGCCACGGCCGGTCATTGGTCACCGAGGCCCCCTACAGCATCGAGCAACTGGGCCACGACGTGCTGGCGATGCTCGATCAGTTGAGCATCGATAAAGTGCATTTCTGTGGGTTGTCCATGGGCGGGTTGATCGGCCAGTGGCTGGGGATCAACGCCGGCGAGCGCCTGCACAGGCTGGTGGTCTGCAACACCGCCGCCAAGATCGCTGACGAGACGGTATGGAACCCGCGCATCGAAACCGTGTTGCGTGACGGCCAGGCAGCGATGGTGGCGTTGCGCGATGCTTCCGTTGCCCGCTGGTTCACCCCGGATTTCGCCGAAGCTCATCCTGCGCAGGTAAAGAAAATCACCGACATGCTCGCTGCCACTTCGCCCCAGGGCTACGCAGCCAACTGTGCGGCCGTGCGCGATGCCGATTTTCGTGAGCAACTGTCGTTGATTCGGGTGCCGCTGCTGGTGGTTGCCGGTACCGAAGACGCAGTGACACCGCCGTCGGGTGGGCATTTCATCCAGGAGCGGGTCAGCGGGGCCGAGTATGCCGAGTTCTACGCCGCGCATCTGTCCAACGTCCAGGCCGGCGCTGCATTCAGCGAGCGGGTGCTGGATTTCCTGCTTGATTCCAGCCGTGGCTGA
- a CDS encoding CoA-transferase subunit beta codes for MTYSTNEMMTVAAARRLQNNAVCFVGIGLPSKAANLARLTSSPDVVLIYESGPIGAKPSVLPLSIGDGELAETADTVVPTGEIFRYWLQGGRIDVGFLGAAQVDRFGNINTTVVGDYHQPKVRLPGAGGAPEIAGSAKSVLIILKQSARSFVDKLDFITSVGHGEGGDSRQRLGLPGAGPVGIITDLCIMEPEAGSHEFVVTSLHPGVTREQVIAATGWAIRFADQVYTTAEPTEAELRALRDLEARTAAAHGQAPGEA; via the coding sequence ATGACCTACTCCACCAACGAAATGATGACCGTCGCCGCGGCCCGCCGGTTGCAGAACAATGCCGTGTGCTTCGTTGGCATCGGCCTGCCGTCGAAAGCGGCCAACCTGGCGCGGTTGACCTCATCGCCGGATGTGGTGCTGATCTACGAGTCCGGTCCGATCGGGGCCAAGCCCAGCGTCCTGCCGCTGTCCATCGGCGACGGCGAGCTGGCGGAAACCGCTGACACCGTCGTACCGACCGGTGAGATTTTTCGCTATTGGCTGCAGGGCGGGCGTATCGACGTCGGCTTCCTGGGCGCGGCGCAGGTCGACCGCTTCGGTAACATCAACACCACGGTGGTGGGCGACTACCACCAACCGAAAGTCCGTCTGCCAGGGGCCGGGGGTGCGCCGGAAATCGCCGGTTCCGCCAAGAGCGTGCTGATCATCCTCAAGCAGTCGGCGCGGTCGTTTGTCGACAAGCTGGATTTCATCACTTCCGTGGGGCACGGCGAGGGGGGCGATTCCCGCCAGCGCCTGGGCCTGCCGGGGGCCGGCCCCGTGGGGATCATCACCGACCTGTGCATCATGGAGCCGGAAGCCGGCAGCCATGAGTTTGTGGTCACCTCATTGCACCCAGGCGTGACCCGCGAGCAGGTCATTGCCGCCACCGGGTGGGCGATCCGTTTCGCCGACCAGGTATACACCACCGCCGAGCCGACCGAGGCAGAGCTGCGCGCACTGCGCGACCTGGAAGCGCGTACCGCGGCGGCCCACGGCCAGGCACCGGGAGAAGCCTGA
- a CDS encoding AdeC/AdeK/OprM family multidrug efflux complex outer membrane factor, producing the protein MSKSLLSLTIAAVVLSGCSLIPDYQRPEAPVAAQYPQGPAYEPAKAASQAAAEQGWKQFFHDPALQQLIQVALENNRDLRVAALNIDAYAAQYRIQRADLFPAVSATGSGSRQRLPARASQTGEAAISSSYSATLGISAYELDLFGRVRSLSEQALQSYFATEEARRSTQISLVANVANAYLTWQADKELLKLTQDTLATYEQSLQLTTRSADVGVASALDLSQARTAVENARVQLARYTRQVAQDENNLTLLLGTSLPANLNTQPLSDDLLSEVPAGLPSDLLQRRPDILQAERNLLAANANIGAARAAFFPSISLTANAGTLSPDLSGLFKGGSGTWTFAPQINLPIFNAGSLRASLDYAKIQKDINVANYEKAIQTAFQEVSDGLAARRTYNEQLQAQTAYVASNQDYYRLAERRYRIGVDSNLTFLDAQRQLFSAQQSLITDRLAQLTSEVNLYKALGGGWNAETGKNEPVAEKAPPMKLF; encoded by the coding sequence ATGAGCAAGTCGCTACTCTCTCTGACCATCGCCGCCGTCGTGCTCAGCGGCTGCTCGCTGATTCCCGATTATCAGCGGCCCGAAGCACCGGTCGCGGCGCAATACCCGCAAGGTCCGGCCTACGAACCGGCCAAGGCAGCCAGCCAGGCTGCCGCGGAACAGGGCTGGAAACAGTTCTTCCATGACCCGGCGCTGCAGCAGTTGATCCAGGTGGCCCTGGAAAACAACCGCGACCTGCGGGTCGCCGCGCTGAACATCGACGCCTATGCCGCGCAATACCGCATCCAGCGGGCGGATCTGTTCCCGGCAGTCTCGGCCACCGGTTCCGGCAGCCGCCAGCGCCTGCCGGCCCGGGCCTCGCAGACCGGCGAAGCGGCCATCAGCAGTTCCTACTCGGCCACCCTGGGCATCAGTGCCTATGAGCTGGATCTGTTCGGCCGGGTCCGCAGCCTGAGCGAACAAGCGCTGCAAAGCTACTTCGCCACCGAGGAAGCGCGCCGCAGCACCCAGATCAGCCTGGTGGCCAACGTGGCCAACGCCTACCTGACCTGGCAAGCCGACAAGGAACTGCTCAAGCTGACCCAGGACACCCTGGCGACCTACGAGCAAAGCCTCCAGCTGACCACCCGTAGCGCCGACGTCGGCGTAGCCTCGGCACTCGACCTGAGCCAGGCGCGCACGGCAGTGGAAAACGCCCGGGTCCAGCTGGCGCGCTACACCCGCCAGGTAGCCCAGGATGAAAACAACCTGACCCTGCTGCTGGGCACCAGCCTGCCGGCCAACCTGAACACGCAACCGCTCAGCGATGACCTGCTCAGTGAAGTGCCGGCCGGGTTGCCGTCGGACCTGCTGCAACGTCGTCCCGATATTCTCCAGGCCGAACGCAACCTGCTGGCCGCCAACGCCAACATCGGCGCCGCGCGGGCCGCGTTCTTCCCGAGTATCAGCCTGACGGCCAACGCCGGCACATTGAGCCCGGACCTGTCCGGGTTGTTCAAGGGCGGCTCGGGCACCTGGACGTTCGCGCCACAGATCAACCTGCCGATCTTCAACGCCGGCAGCCTGCGGGCGAGCCTGGATTACGCCAAGATCCAGAAGGACATCAACGTCGCCAACTACGAGAAGGCGATCCAGACGGCGTTCCAGGAAGTCTCCGACGGCCTGGCCGCGCGTCGTACCTACAACGAACAGTTGCAGGCCCAGACGGCCTATGTTGCCTCCAACCAGGACTACTACCGCCTGGCCGAGCGGCGCTACCGCATTGGGGTCGACAGCAACCTGACCTTCCTCGACGCCCAACGCCAGCTGTTCAGCGCCCAGCAATCGCTGATCACCGACCGCCTCGCGCAGTTGACCAGCGAGGTCAACCTGTACAAGGCTCTGGGCGGTGGCTGGAACGCCGAGACCGGCAAGAACGAGCCGGTGGCAGAGAAAGCGCCGCCGATGAAACTGTTCTGA
- a CDS encoding MFS family transporter, producing MTIPISHYTGEERSKRIFAIVGASSGNLVEWFDFYVYAFCAIYFAPAFFPSDNPTVQLVNTAGVFAAGFLMRPIGGWIFGRVADRHGRKNSMMISVLMMCFGSLLIACLPTYKDIGVWAPLLLLFARLLQGLSVGGEYGTTATYMSEVALKGQRGFFASFQYVTLIGGQLLAVSLVVILQQFLDEDQLRAYGWRIPFVVGALAALISLFLRRSLKETSSKEMRENKDAGSIAALFRDHKAAFITVLGYTAGGSLIFYTFTTYMQKYLVNTAGLHAKTASYIMTGALFLYMCMQPLFGMLADRIGRRNSMLWFGGLGALCTVPILLTLKSVGSPLLAFVLITLALAIVSFYTSISGLVKAEMFPPEVRALGVGLAYAVANAVFGGSAEYVALSLKAQGMENVFYWYVTVMMVVAFLFSLRLPRQPAYLHHDL from the coding sequence ATGACCATCCCAATCAGTCACTACACAGGCGAAGAGCGTAGCAAGCGGATTTTCGCCATCGTCGGTGCTTCGTCCGGCAACCTGGTCGAATGGTTCGACTTCTACGTGTATGCGTTCTGCGCGATCTATTTCGCGCCGGCATTCTTCCCCTCGGACAACCCTACGGTACAACTGGTCAACACGGCGGGGGTGTTCGCCGCCGGGTTCCTGATGCGACCCATTGGCGGCTGGATTTTCGGCCGGGTGGCCGATCGTCACGGGCGCAAGAATTCGATGATGATTTCGGTGCTGATGATGTGCTTCGGCTCGTTGCTCATCGCTTGCCTGCCCACCTACAAGGACATCGGCGTCTGGGCGCCGCTGCTGCTGTTGTTCGCGCGCCTGTTGCAAGGCCTGTCGGTAGGCGGCGAGTACGGCACCACCGCTACCTACATGAGCGAAGTCGCGCTCAAGGGCCAGCGTGGTTTCTTTGCCTCGTTCCAGTATGTGACGCTGATCGGCGGGCAACTGCTGGCGGTGTCGCTGGTGGTGATCCTGCAGCAGTTTCTCGATGAGGACCAACTGCGTGCCTACGGTTGGCGAATCCCGTTCGTGGTGGGGGCCCTGGCGGCGCTGATTTCCCTGTTCCTGCGCCGCTCCCTGAAGGAAACCAGCAGCAAGGAAATGCGGGAAAACAAGGATGCCGGCAGCATCGCCGCACTGTTTCGCGACCACAAGGCCGCCTTCATCACCGTGCTGGGCTACACCGCTGGTGGTTCGCTGATCTTCTACACGTTCACCACTTACATGCAGAAATACCTGGTGAACACCGCCGGCCTGCACGCCAAGACCGCCAGCTACATCATGACCGGCGCACTGTTCCTGTACATGTGCATGCAGCCGTTGTTCGGCATGTTGGCGGACAGGATTGGCCGGCGCAATTCCATGCTCTGGTTCGGTGGCCTGGGGGCGTTGTGCACGGTGCCGATCCTGTTGACCCTCAAAAGCGTCGGCAGCCCGTTGCTGGCGTTCGTCCTCATCACCTTGGCGCTGGCGATCGTCAGTTTCTACACCTCCATCAGCGGCCTGGTGAAGGCGGAAATGTTTCCGCCTGAAGTGCGCGCCCTGGGGGTAGGGTTGGCCTATGCAGTGGCCAACGCGGTGTTTGGCGGCTCGGCCGAGTATGTCGCCTTGAGCCTGAAAGCCCAGGGCATGGAAAACGTCTTTTACTGGTATGTCACCGTGATGATGGTGGTAGCGTTCCTGTTCAGCCTGCGCCTGCCCAGGCAACCGGCCTACTTGCATCACGACCTTTGA
- the pcaH gene encoding protocatechuate 3,4-dioxygenase subunit beta, with the protein MTDKPGYRRPQAGTQPQYLHPPYQSTNLRSPSKPLVHLPHSLSEITGPTIGAERLKEKDNDLTAQHAGEPLGERIIIHGRVLDEHGQPVPGILVEIWQANAAGRYHHDRDKHDAPLDPNFTGTGRTVTDADGWYQFQTIKPGAYPWGNHHNAWRPAHIHFSLFGPSILTRLVTQMYFPGDPLLAYDPIYNCVPDTSAKERLIARFDLEKTVPHYALGYRWDIVLRGRDATPMEK; encoded by the coding sequence ATGACTGACAAGCCTGGTTACCGTCGCCCTCAAGCGGGCACCCAGCCGCAATACCTGCACCCGCCATACCAGTCCACCAACCTGCGCTCACCCTCCAAGCCGTTGGTGCACCTGCCTCATTCGCTGTCGGAAATCACCGGTCCGACCATCGGCGCCGAGCGCCTGAAAGAGAAGGACAACGACCTGACCGCCCAGCATGCCGGCGAGCCGTTGGGAGAGCGGATCATCATTCACGGGCGCGTGCTCGATGAACATGGCCAACCCGTGCCGGGCATCCTGGTGGAGATCTGGCAGGCCAACGCCGCCGGGCGCTATCACCATGACCGCGACAAGCACGACGCCCCCCTGGACCCCAACTTCACCGGCACCGGCCGTACCGTCACCGATGCCGATGGCTGGTACCAGTTCCAGACGATCAAGCCCGGTGCCTATCCCTGGGGCAACCACCACAACGCCTGGCGTCCGGCGCATATCCATTTCTCATTGTTCGGTCCGAGCATCCTGACGCGCCTGGTGACGCAGATGTATTTTCCCGGCGACCCGTTGCTGGCCTACGACCCGATCTACAACTGCGTGCCGGATACCAGCGCCAAGGAGCGCCTGATCGCCCGTTTCGACCTGGAAAAAACCGTTCCCCACTACGCCCTCGGTTATCGTTGGGACATCGTATTGCGCGGCCGCGATGCCACGCCGATGGAGAAATAA
- the pcaF gene encoding 3-oxoadipyl-CoA thiolase yields MMRDVYICDAIRTPIGRFGGALSAVRADDLAAVPLRALMERNPSVDWNAVDEVFLGCANQAGEDNRNVARMALLLAGLPQSIPGVTLNRLCASGMDAVGTAFRAIASGEMELAIAGGVESMSRAPFVMGKADAAFSRNLKLEDTTIGWRFINPLMKAQYGVDAMPQTADNVADDYAVSRADQDAFALRSQQRTAVAQAAGFFAEEIVPVRIAHKKGETVVEQDEHPRADTTLEALSRLKPVNGPDKTVTAGNASGVNDGAAAMILASAEAVKKHGLTPRGKVLGMASAAVAPRVMGIGPVPAVRKLTERLGLAVADFDVIELNEAFASQGLAVLRELGLADDAPQVNPNGGAIALGHPLGMSGARLVLTALHQLEKTGGKKGLATMCVGVGQGLALAIERV; encoded by the coding sequence CTGATGCGCGACGTCTATATCTGTGATGCGATTCGAACCCCCATCGGCCGCTTTGGCGGCGCATTGTCCGCCGTGCGGGCCGATGACCTGGCAGCGGTGCCCCTCAGGGCATTGATGGAGCGAAATCCCTCGGTGGACTGGAACGCGGTGGACGAGGTGTTCCTTGGTTGTGCCAACCAGGCCGGCGAAGACAACCGCAACGTGGCGCGCATGGCGCTGTTGCTGGCGGGCCTGCCCCAGAGCATTCCCGGCGTGACTCTCAATCGCCTCTGTGCTTCAGGCATGGACGCTGTCGGTACGGCCTTCCGCGCCATCGCCAGCGGAGAAATGGAGCTGGCCATCGCTGGCGGCGTGGAATCGATGTCCCGGGCGCCTTTTGTGATGGGCAAGGCCGACGCGGCGTTTTCGCGCAACCTGAAACTGGAAGACACCACCATCGGCTGGCGCTTCATCAACCCGTTGATGAAAGCCCAGTACGGCGTGGACGCGATGCCGCAGACCGCGGACAACGTGGCAGACGATTACGCCGTGTCCCGGGCCGACCAGGACGCTTTCGCCCTGCGCAGCCAACAGCGCACGGCCGTGGCCCAGGCGGCGGGTTTTTTCGCGGAAGAAATCGTTCCGGTGCGCATCGCCCACAAGAAGGGCGAAACCGTGGTCGAGCAGGATGAGCATCCACGCGCCGACACCACGCTTGAGGCCTTGAGCAGACTCAAGCCGGTCAACGGCCCGGACAAGACCGTCACCGCCGGCAACGCGTCGGGGGTGAACGATGGCGCGGCGGCCATGATCCTGGCGTCGGCCGAGGCCGTGAAGAAACACGGCCTTACCCCGCGAGGCAAAGTGCTGGGCATGGCCAGTGCCGCAGTGGCCCCACGGGTAATGGGCATCGGCCCGGTCCCGGCGGTGCGCAAGCTCACCGAACGGCTGGGCCTGGCGGTGGCGGATTTCGATGTTATCGAGCTCAACGAAGCCTTTGCCAGCCAGGGCCTGGCGGTGCTGCGCGAATTGGGCCTGGCGGACGATGCGCCGCAGGTCAACCCGAACGGCGGCGCCATCGCCCTGGGTCATCCGCTGGGCATGAGCGGGGCGCGACTGGTATTGACCGCATTGCATCAGCTGGAAAAGACCGGCGGCAAGAAAGGACTGGCAACCATGTGCGTCGGTGTCGGCCAGGGGCTGGCGTTGGCCATCGAACGCGTCTGA